A region from the Flexistipes sp. genome encodes:
- the hisG gene encoding ATP phosphoribosyltransferase, producing MNDYLTIALPKGRLAEETVNLLDSRRIINKESINFKSRKLIFEDTKGKVRFLMIRNMDVPTYVEHGACDLGVVGKDILLELNPELYEFKDLGFGYCRLCVAAKRGGSNSYAHDMRVATKFVNITKDFFASRGVLVETVKLYGSIEIAPLLGLSDFIVDLVSTGETLKKNGLEEVETILESTARLVANKNLSKSKSERIKNIINVLDE from the coding sequence ATGAATGATTATTTAACAATAGCACTGCCTAAGGGGCGGTTAGCTGAAGAGACGGTGAACCTTTTGGACAGCCGCCGTATCATAAACAAAGAAAGTATAAACTTCAAATCCCGTAAACTGATTTTTGAGGACACAAAAGGGAAAGTTCGTTTTCTGATGATAAGAAATATGGATGTGCCCACCTATGTGGAGCACGGCGCATGCGATTTGGGTGTTGTGGGAAAGGATATCCTTCTGGAGTTAAATCCTGAGCTATACGAGTTCAAGGATCTCGGTTTTGGATACTGCAGGCTGTGTGTCGCTGCCAAAAGAGGCGGCAGTAATTCATACGCCCACGATATGCGTGTGGCAACCAAATTTGTAAATATTACTAAAGATTTTTTTGCTTCCAGGGGAGTGCTTGTGGAAACAGTGAAATTATACGGATCGATTGAAATTGCTCCCCTGCTTGGTTTGTCGGATTTTATTGTGGACCTTGTTTCCACCGGTGAAACGCTTAAGAAAAACGGTCTCGAGGAAGTTGAAACAATTCTTGAATCAACGGCGCGTCTTGTGGCAAACAAGAATTTATCCAAGAGCAAATCTGAAAGGATAAAAAATATAATAAATGTATTGGATGAGTGA
- the lpxA gene encoding acyl-ACP--UDP-N-acetylglucosamine O-acyltransferase produces the protein MIDKGAQISSDAVVAESAQVEAGAFIGEGCIIGENVRIGRNSIVEAYTEIGDNTVLSPNVHIGGAPQDIGFKNEATRLIIGKNCTIREFSTIHRASTKEDWVTEIGDNCYIMATSHIGHDCKVGNNVIITSFVGLSGHVSVGDNVVFGGMAGIHQFVKIGKGAMIGGFSRIAKDVPPFCLAEGNPAKIHGLNSVGLRRSGFKKEQLSSLKKVMKIFLNKEYLMDDAVNEIVKVADSAEVKEFAEFLKNSKRGVLRR, from the coding sequence ATGATAGACAAGGGTGCCCAGATAAGTTCCGACGCAGTCGTTGCAGAGAGTGCTCAGGTGGAAGCCGGAGCATTTATAGGTGAGGGCTGCATAATAGGTGAAAATGTCAGAATCGGCAGAAACAGCATTGTGGAAGCGTATACGGAAATCGGGGATAACACTGTACTTTCCCCTAATGTTCATATAGGTGGAGCTCCTCAGGATATCGGGTTCAAAAATGAAGCCACCAGATTAATTATCGGGAAAAACTGTACTATAAGAGAGTTTTCCACTATACACAGGGCAAGCACAAAAGAGGACTGGGTCACTGAAATAGGTGATAACTGTTATATTATGGCCACTTCGCATATAGGGCATGACTGTAAAGTGGGCAATAATGTAATAATCACGTCTTTTGTCGGATTGTCCGGACATGTTTCTGTCGGGGATAATGTTGTATTCGGCGGAATGGCCGGAATACACCAGTTTGTCAAAATTGGCAAGGGTGCTATGATAGGCGGATTTTCAAGAATTGCCAAGGACGTACCCCCTTTCTGCCTGGCTGAAGGAAATCCTGCAAAGATACACGGGTTAAATTCAGTCGGCTTGAGGAGAAGCGGTTTTAAAAAAGAGCAGTTGAGCAGTCTAAAAAAGGTTATGAAAATCTTTTTAAATAAAGAATATCTGATGGACGATGCAGTCAACGAAATAGTTAAAGTGGCTGATTCTGCAGAAGTGAAAGAATTTGCAGAATTTTTAAAGAATTCAAAACGCGGGGTATTAAGGAGATAG
- the murA gene encoding UDP-N-acetylglucosamine 1-carboxyvinyltransferase, producing the protein MEKLIVKGGNKINGSVKVSGAKNAALPILCATILAEGEYYLSNIPKLRDISTMLGMLDVLGITSRQVQNDVTVLNVENRDFYTAPYELVKLMRAGVLMLGPLLAKRKKARISLPGGCAIGERPVDLHIKALTQMGADVEIKHGYIEAECDGLKGADINFDIVTVTGTENIIMAATLAEGVTVIKNAAREPEVIDLINFLNKMGADIKGAGSSTITVRGVKVLKPCSYSVMTDRIEAGTFLCALAAVGGELTLKNAPVKHMGVMLDKLKEIGLNIDIKEDCIRASANERPSSADVSTQPYPGFPTDMQAQFMACMTVASGISVITENIFENRFMHVAEMKRMGADITLKNRSAVVKGVDKLTGAHVMASDLRASAGLFIAAMLAEGESHIHRVYHLDRGYDGFDRKMAELGISVKRVADE; encoded by the coding sequence GTGGAAAAACTGATAGTTAAAGGTGGCAATAAGATAAACGGAAGTGTGAAGGTCAGCGGTGCTAAAAATGCTGCTCTTCCAATCCTTTGTGCAACAATTTTAGCCGAAGGGGAATATTATCTGAGCAATATCCCTAAATTGAGGGATATAAGTACAATGCTTGGTATGCTTGATGTGCTTGGGATAACCTCTCGTCAGGTGCAGAATGATGTCACTGTACTTAATGTTGAAAACAGAGATTTTTATACAGCTCCTTATGAGCTGGTAAAACTGATGCGGGCTGGAGTGCTTATGCTGGGACCGCTTCTGGCAAAACGTAAAAAAGCCAGAATATCCCTTCCCGGCGGTTGTGCTATAGGGGAGCGTCCGGTTGATCTTCATATAAAAGCACTGACCCAGATGGGGGCAGATGTTGAGATTAAGCACGGCTATATTGAGGCGGAATGTGACGGACTTAAAGGTGCCGATATAAATTTTGATATTGTGACTGTAACAGGTACTGAAAATATTATAATGGCAGCTACTCTCGCTGAAGGGGTTACAGTAATTAAAAATGCTGCCAGGGAACCTGAAGTCATTGATTTGATAAATTTCCTTAATAAAATGGGTGCTGATATAAAAGGGGCAGGTTCTTCGACAATCACTGTCAGAGGTGTTAAAGTATTAAAGCCTTGCAGTTATTCTGTCATGACCGACAGGATAGAAGCCGGTACTTTTCTCTGCGCTCTTGCAGCAGTAGGCGGAGAATTGACTTTGAAAAATGCGCCGGTGAAACATATGGGTGTAATGCTGGATAAGTTGAAAGAGATTGGTCTCAATATCGATATAAAAGAGGACTGTATAAGAGCTTCGGCAAATGAGAGACCCTCTTCAGCAGATGTGAGTACTCAGCCTTATCCCGGATTTCCCACTGATATGCAGGCTCAATTTATGGCATGTATGACAGTGGCGTCGGGTATATCGGTTATTACGGAGAATATTTTTGAAAACCGGTTTATGCATGTTGCGGAGATGAAGCGCATGGGCGCAGATATTACACTTAAAAACAGATCTGCTGTTGTGAAAGGTGTTGACAAGCTTACAGGTGCTCATGTTATGGCATCTGACCTGCGGGCAAGTGCCGGTCTGTTTATCGCTGCGATGCTTGCTGAAGGGGAAAGCCATATACACAGGGTTTATCATCTGGACCGGGGTTATGATGGTTTTGATAGAAAGATGGCAGAGCTCGGAATCAGTGTGAAGAGGGTGGCTGATGAATGA
- a CDS encoding Gfo/Idh/MocA family protein, with protein sequence MLKMGLIGLGRMGKYHLNLYETIRDIELSALSDVNKEVLDKTLEHHNVAGSTDYREILDKVDAVTVAAPTKYHHQIVKDCLLADKHVLVEKPITTNIEEAQELFEIARQRGLTLHIGHVERFNGAVQELKKIVRNPFLIESRRVGPYDERVKNDSIILDLMIHDIDIILNIVGKDVIDVEAKGSKVYSNLPDFASVNLIFENNAVANIIVSRITQKKDRTLSISQEDTFVFLDYTNQDINIYRKGSSQHIFGERELRYKNEYITERLFVYKDNPLMLEIRHFVDCVKGNVVRMIPVEHELRSLKLALKVDEIISKKEGRCEVSV encoded by the coding sequence ATGTTGAAAATGGGTTTAATCGGATTAGGAAGAATGGGGAAATATCATCTGAACCTGTATGAAACCATCAGAGATATTGAGCTTTCTGCCCTCAGCGATGTTAACAAAGAGGTACTGGATAAAACACTTGAACACCACAATGTTGCCGGGTCCACAGATTACAGAGAAATTCTGGATAAGGTGGATGCTGTCACGGTGGCTGCGCCGACTAAATACCACCATCAGATTGTTAAGGACTGCCTTCTGGCCGATAAACATGTGCTTGTGGAAAAACCGATTACTACAAACATTGAAGAAGCCCAGGAGCTTTTTGAAATAGCCAGACAACGGGGGCTCACTCTGCATATCGGGCACGTGGAAAGGTTTAACGGTGCTGTTCAGGAACTGAAAAAAATCGTCAGGAATCCTTTTCTCATAGAGTCAAGGAGAGTGGGGCCATATGATGAAAGGGTGAAGAATGACAGTATTATATTGGATTTGATGATACATGACATTGATATTATACTTAACATTGTCGGTAAAGATGTAATAGATGTTGAGGCAAAAGGAAGCAAAGTTTATTCCAATCTGCCTGATTTTGCTTCGGTAAATCTTATTTTTGAAAACAATGCAGTTGCCAATATTATTGTAAGCCGTATAACGCAGAAAAAGGACAGGACCCTCAGTATCAGCCAGGAAGACACTTTTGTATTTCTGGATTACACAAATCAGGATATAAATATTTACCGTAAAGGTTCATCACAGCATATATTCGGAGAGAGGGAGCTCAGATACAAAAATGAGTATATTACCGAAAGGCTGTTTGTCTACAAGGATAATCCGCTGATGCTTGAGATAAGGCATTTTGTGGATTGTGTCAAAGGAAATGTAGTAAGAATGATACCTGTTGAACATGAGCTCAGATCTCTTAAACTTGCTCTTAAAGTTGATGAAATAATCAGTAAAAAAGAAGGCCGATGTGAGGTATCTGTTTGA
- a CDS encoding OmpH family outer membrane protein produces MRKIAVISFMFIFVLSSMAFAELKVGVVDMQKALDECDAGKAAAKKIEQEYKEMQEKIQKKREELQNMQTELNSQSGVLSEQAKQNKMAEYQDKLKDLKRMIEDSNAELQRQERSYVNRIAEDLTQVVRELGKELKYDIIMEKQEAGIIHNSETVDITPIVIERYNNEWNAENN; encoded by the coding sequence GTGAGGAAAATAGCAGTAATCAGTTTCATGTTTATTTTTGTGTTGTCATCAATGGCTTTTGCTGAACTCAAAGTGGGTGTTGTGGACATGCAGAAAGCTCTGGATGAGTGTGATGCAGGTAAGGCAGCAGCTAAGAAAATAGAGCAAGAGTACAAAGAGATGCAGGAAAAGATTCAGAAAAAAAGAGAAGAGCTGCAAAATATGCAGACAGAGCTCAACAGTCAAAGCGGTGTACTTTCCGAGCAGGCAAAACAAAACAAAATGGCAGAGTATCAGGATAAACTGAAGGATTTAAAAAGAATGATAGAGGATTCAAATGCAGAATTGCAGAGGCAGGAAAGGTCATATGTTAACAGGATTGCCGAAGATTTGACACAGGTTGTCAGAGAGCTCGGTAAAGAGCTTAAATATGATATAATTATGGAAAAGCAGGAAGCCGGTATTATTCATAACTCGGAAACGGTGGACATTACTCCTATTGTGATTGAAAGATATAATAATGAATGGAATGCGGAAAACAATTAA
- the bamA gene encoding outer membrane protein assembly factor BamA, which yields MRLYLKIVLIVLAAAFTVNAATIDKVVVKGNKRVPDEKVLEKAVQVGSEFDLAEIDKSIGRLYKTGLFVNIKVDLKVTEKVIVTYIVEEKPFINDIYFEGNEEIDRGALLEKLSISEGDVFEKPAIENAVKTIIAEYQDRNYYNVDVNFSIEQRPDNTVDIIFTINERKEAKVEEIKFYGNDNISDDKLEDIIQTSEKGFFSWFTGSGKLKSQQLDLDRQRIRATYLNNGYIQAKVGKPEVIYNEDKTEITLVFRIQEGKQYHIGEIRFEGNEHRTDEYLGKVITLKEGDLFKSEKFQKDIESLTKAFTKIGYAYSNVNPSTSVNESTRKVNITYKITENNLYYINKIKITGNTKTRDRVIRRQFDIVEKDKYDSLEIQQSKKQIEYLNYFEQVKLVEERIDNNSINLNLSVNEKPTGMFTIGAGYSTLDGAVGMIQVSQKNLLGYGYDLSLKSEFSSKRTDYTLSFTNQWLFDRPISFGFDLYKFRRSYYEYTKDSTGGALRIGHPIIKRKLNMYYRFAYEKVDITSIDDDASQYIKDQEGITTTVSFTPKLVWNTLNHPVDPTRGNKSSLFVKYADTFLGGDSNFYKAGIESSQYVPLWWKFVGMLHGEAGYMESLDDKKLPIDERYRLGGMQSVRGFDYGDISPVDENGYEYGGNKFLLFNAELIFPLSEAANLKGVLFYDTGQVYDNDESYFEKDMRSSVGFGFRWFSPIGPLRLEYGYKLDKKKDEEQAQWDFSIGGTF from the coding sequence ATGAGACTTTATTTGAAGATTGTTTTAATAGTTCTGGCTGCAGCTTTTACGGTTAATGCTGCCACCATTGATAAGGTTGTGGTGAAAGGCAATAAAAGAGTCCCTGATGAGAAGGTTCTTGAAAAGGCTGTGCAGGTGGGCTCTGAGTTTGATCTGGCTGAAATCGATAAATCAATCGGACGTTTGTATAAGACGGGTCTTTTTGTTAACATAAAGGTTGATCTGAAGGTTACCGAAAAGGTGATTGTAACATATATTGTAGAGGAAAAGCCGTTTATTAATGATATCTATTTTGAAGGGAATGAGGAAATCGACAGGGGAGCCCTGCTGGAAAAATTATCTATTTCAGAAGGTGATGTTTTTGAGAAACCTGCTATTGAAAATGCAGTAAAAACGATAATAGCTGAATATCAGGACAGAAATTATTATAATGTTGATGTGAATTTTTCTATAGAGCAGAGACCTGACAATACTGTTGATATTATATTTACTATTAATGAAAGGAAAGAAGCAAAGGTCGAGGAGATAAAATTTTACGGTAATGACAATATCTCTGATGATAAGTTGGAAGATATTATTCAGACAAGTGAAAAGGGGTTCTTTTCATGGTTCACGGGCAGCGGTAAGCTGAAATCACAGCAGCTGGATCTTGACAGACAGCGGATAAGGGCCACTTATCTTAATAACGGATATATTCAGGCTAAAGTGGGAAAACCTGAAGTTATATATAATGAGGATAAAACGGAAATTACCCTTGTTTTTCGAATCCAGGAAGGCAAACAGTATCATATAGGTGAAATCCGCTTTGAAGGAAATGAGCATCGGACAGATGAATATTTGGGAAAAGTCATTACCCTTAAAGAGGGGGATCTTTTTAAAAGTGAGAAGTTTCAGAAAGATATCGAGTCTTTAACAAAGGCGTTTACCAAGATTGGATACGCTTATTCTAATGTTAATCCGTCAACTTCTGTTAATGAAAGTACCAGAAAGGTTAATATAACCTATAAAATTACGGAAAATAACCTGTATTATATTAATAAAATAAAAATAACCGGCAATACAAAAACCCGGGACAGGGTTATCAGAAGGCAGTTTGATATCGTTGAAAAAGACAAGTATGACAGTTTGGAAATTCAACAGTCCAAAAAACAAATTGAATATCTAAACTATTTTGAACAGGTGAAGCTGGTGGAAGAGAGAATTGACAATAACAGTATAAATTTAAATTTGTCTGTTAATGAAAAACCCACAGGTATGTTTACCATAGGTGCAGGATATTCAACTCTGGACGGTGCTGTGGGAATGATACAGGTTTCACAGAAAAATCTGCTGGGATATGGCTATGATTTGAGCCTGAAATCAGAGTTCTCCTCAAAGAGAACAGACTATACATTAAGTTTTACTAATCAGTGGCTTTTTGACAGGCCTATCTCATTCGGGTTTGACTTGTATAAATTCAGACGGAGTTATTACGAATATACAAAAGATTCTACAGGCGGTGCATTAAGAATAGGGCATCCCATTATTAAAAGAAAACTTAATATGTATTACCGTTTTGCCTATGAGAAAGTTGATATAACTTCTATTGATGATGACGCTTCACAGTATATCAAGGATCAAGAAGGCATAACAACCACCGTAAGTTTTACTCCGAAGCTTGTATGGAATACATTAAACCATCCTGTTGATCCCACACGAGGAAACAAGTCAAGTTTGTTTGTAAAATATGCGGATACGTTTCTGGGCGGAGACAGTAATTTTTACAAAGCCGGTATTGAATCAAGTCAGTATGTGCCCCTCTGGTGGAAGTTTGTTGGTATGCTGCACGGTGAGGCAGGATATATGGAGTCACTGGATGATAAAAAACTTCCCATAGATGAGCGGTACAGATTAGGCGGAATGCAAAGCGTCAGAGGATTTGATTACGGAGATATTTCCCCGGTTGATGAAAACGGCTATGAGTATGGTGGAAACAAATTCCTGCTTTTCAATGCAGAGCTAATTTTTCCTCTTTCCGAAGCGGCTAACCTGAAAGGTGTACTTTTTTACGATACCGGTCAGGTATATGACAATGATGAAAGTTATTTTGAAAAAGATATGAGAAGTTCAGTGGGATTTGGTTTCCGCTGGTTCAGCCCTATAGGCCCTCTTAGGTTAGAATATGGCTACAAACTGGATAAGAAAAAGGATGAAGAGCAAGCCCAGTGGGATTTTTCAATAGGCGGGACGTTTTAA
- the fabZ gene encoding 3-hydroxyacyl-ACP dehydratase FabZ, which yields MNIKDILSRLPHRYPFLLVDRVLEADEDKIKALKNVTFNEQFFQGHFPDNPVMPGVLIVEALAQTGGLMAFNRIDEDNVNNYLVYFMAIENVKFRKPVVPGDNLILDAELLKRKRNIWRMKGVASVKGETVCEAEFMAMIREKE from the coding sequence ATGAACATTAAAGATATTTTATCCAGACTGCCTCACAGGTATCCTTTTCTGCTTGTGGACAGGGTGTTGGAAGCAGATGAAGATAAGATCAAAGCTTTGAAAAATGTAACATTTAATGAGCAGTTTTTTCAAGGTCATTTTCCGGATAATCCCGTGATGCCGGGTGTTCTTATTGTTGAGGCACTTGCCCAGACGGGTGGGCTTATGGCCTTTAACAGGATAGATGAAGATAACGTGAACAATTATCTTGTTTATTTTATGGCTATAGAAAATGTAAAATTCAGAAAACCTGTTGTTCCCGGTGATAACTTGATATTGGATGCGGAGCTGCTTAAACGTAAAAGAAATATCTGGCGTATGAAAGGGGTTGCTTCTGTAAAAGGAGAAACTGTTTGCGAAGCTGAGTTTATGGCCATGATCAGGGAGAAAGAATGA
- the lpxD gene encoding UDP-3-O-(3-hydroxymyristoyl)glucosamine N-acyltransferase, producing MKLSFIAEKIGARLSGEDAEVGNISDINETADNSLVLLTDIKMLEMYDTENVSAFVVPAKLFDKYSNLFHKSAIVVDDYKYALKCIIDIFYPDDQQAGFISESAYVEKDAVIAGDACIGDNVSIGASSKIGRCCKIKSGAVIGNNVSVGDNCTIYPNVTIYDNCIIGNNVIIHAGTVVGSDGFGFVNTKQGHLKIKHIGRVVIEDNVEIGSNCSVDKGTLSSTVIGEGTKIDNLVQVGHNVKIGKHCIIVAQAGIAGSSRIGDFVVLGGQTAVADHVNIPDGTMIGSKSGVASDIEKKGIYSGIPVVDHKLWRRNVTAFKDLYKVVRYMKKKEEEEK from the coding sequence ATGAAGCTTAGTTTTATTGCCGAAAAAATCGGTGCCAGGCTTTCAGGTGAAGATGCAGAAGTCGGGAATATCTCCGATATTAACGAAACAGCTGATAATTCGCTTGTACTCCTGACTGACATAAAAATGCTTGAGATGTATGACACTGAAAACGTTTCCGCTTTTGTGGTGCCTGCAAAACTGTTTGATAAATATAGTAATCTTTTTCATAAGTCTGCAATTGTTGTGGATGATTATAAGTATGCTTTAAAATGCATTATCGATATTTTTTATCCGGATGATCAGCAGGCCGGGTTTATTTCAGAGTCCGCTTATGTGGAAAAAGATGCTGTAATTGCGGGAGATGCCTGTATTGGAGATAATGTCAGTATTGGTGCCTCAAGTAAAATCGGCAGATGCTGCAAAATTAAGTCCGGCGCAGTAATAGGAAATAATGTTTCAGTTGGTGATAACTGTACAATTTACCCCAATGTAACAATATATGACAACTGTATTATAGGTAACAATGTGATTATTCATGCAGGAACGGTTGTCGGTTCAGATGGTTTCGGATTTGTAAATACGAAACAGGGACATCTGAAAATCAAACATATTGGGCGTGTTGTTATAGAGGATAATGTAGAAATAGGTTCCAACTGCTCAGTGGATAAAGGTACACTATCTTCCACTGTTATCGGGGAGGGGACGAAAATTGACAACCTTGTCCAGGTTGGACATAATGTAAAAATCGGTAAGCATTGTATAATTGTTGCACAGGCTGGTATTGCTGGCAGCAGCCGTATAGGAGACTTTGTTGTTCTGGGTGGACAGACTGCAGTGGCCGACCATGTTAATATCCCGGATGGAACTATGATTGGTTCCAAATCCGGGGTGGCATCTGATATAGAAAAGAAAGGTATATATTCAGGCATCCCTGTTGTGGACCACAAACTTTGGCGGAGAAATGTAACCGCTTTCAAAGATTTATATAAAGTTGTCAGGTATATGAAGAAAAAAGAGGAAGAGGAAAAATGA
- a CDS encoding LpxI family protein: MKIGLIAGYGKISLIAAKVLSANGHDVLIISLSESVSENLSPYSRKIYTVSVTQIKKILKILKEEDIKSVLFAGKITKELIYSNLKFDMLAVKTLLNLKDRKDDTIMLAVVDLLKNEGIKVLKQTEILKSLLAGKGVFTKKKPDKKQLEDIRFGLDSAIELGRLDIGQTVVVKNKAVMAVEAIEGTDAAIERGCRLARGKAVVVKTAKPRQDERFDVPTVGIDTLKKIADNNGSVLAVEAGKTFVVDFEECVKFADKHGLVFLSAEGVDNDV, from the coding sequence TTGAAAATAGGCCTGATCGCCGGTTATGGTAAAATATCTCTGATTGCTGCCAAAGTATTGTCGGCAAATGGTCATGATGTTCTTATTATATCATTGTCCGAGTCTGTCTCCGAAAATCTTTCCCCTTACAGCAGAAAAATTTATACTGTGAGTGTTACACAAATAAAAAAAATTCTGAAAATTTTAAAGGAAGAGGACATTAAGAGTGTCCTTTTTGCCGGAAAAATAACCAAAGAGCTCATTTACAGTAATCTGAAATTTGACATGCTCGCTGTAAAAACATTATTAAACCTTAAGGACAGGAAGGATGACACGATTATGCTTGCCGTGGTTGACCTTTTGAAAAATGAAGGGATAAAGGTTTTAAAACAAACGGAGATACTAAAAAGTCTTCTTGCCGGCAAAGGGGTGTTCACCAAAAAGAAACCGGATAAAAAACAGTTGGAGGATATCCGGTTCGGCCTGGATTCTGCCATTGAGCTGGGAAGGCTTGACATCGGTCAGACTGTGGTGGTTAAAAATAAAGCTGTTATGGCCGTGGAAGCCATAGAAGGCACAGATGCTGCGATTGAGCGCGGGTGCAGGTTAGCCCGCGGGAAAGCAGTCGTTGTAAAAACAGCAAAACCCCGGCAGGACGAACGGTTTGACGTACCTACAGTCGGTATTGACACATTGAAGAAAATCGCAGATAATAACGGCTCTGTATTGGCTGTTGAGGCCGGCAAAACTTTTGTTGTGGATTTTGAAGAGTGTGTGAAATTTGCCGACAAGCACGGTTTAGTCTTTTTGTCTGCAGAAGGGGTGGATAATGACGTTTAG
- the prmC gene encoding peptide chain release factor N(5)-glutamine methyltransferase: MISNSWKEKNISEIISSLCKHYNLSKSDAGDLASYVTGIPYKKLALFSHTKFIPILDFDDIIRKLDKGIPPAYITNRREFYGREFNVDESVLIPRIETEILVDTVLKYVKNENGLILDLGTGSGCILLTLLKELKHFKGLGVDKNYHALNVAKKNALKYDPDERSFFVCADMLDSDMFHKTRFDIIICNPPYVSETDKYEKSILFEPKEALFAPDNGLFFYKKLLSKLNKLCKKDAIVFYEIGNTHKKDLELIYKNEKIEFIKDLAGHDRIMMWKN; encoded by the coding sequence ATGATTTCAAACTCCTGGAAAGAAAAAAATATTTCCGAAATAATTTCTTCTCTATGTAAACACTACAATCTATCCAAAAGTGATGCCGGTGATTTGGCATCTTATGTTACAGGTATTCCTTACAAGAAATTAGCACTTTTTTCCCATACAAAATTTATCCCGATTTTAGATTTTGACGATATTATCCGAAAACTGGATAAAGGAATTCCTCCAGCCTATATAACAAACCGCAGGGAGTTTTACGGCAGAGAATTTAATGTCGATGAAAGTGTTTTGATTCCCCGCATTGAAACGGAAATTTTGGTGGATACTGTATTAAAATATGTGAAGAATGAAAATGGTCTGATACTTGACTTGGGGACGGGCTCAGGGTGCATACTGCTTACCCTGCTTAAAGAACTTAAACATTTTAAAGGACTCGGGGTGGACAAAAACTATCATGCCCTGAATGTTGCCAAAAAGAACGCCCTTAAGTACGATCCGGATGAAAGATCATTTTTTGTTTGTGCCGATATGCTTGATTCCGATATGTTTCATAAAACACGTTTTGATATTATTATCTGCAACCCCCCCTATGTTTCAGAAACGGATAAATATGAAAAATCAATCCTTTTTGAACCTAAAGAGGCTCTGTTTGCTCCGGATAACGGTCTGTTTTTTTATAAAAAGCTATTGTCTAAGCTGAATAAATTATGTAAAAAGGATGCAATTGTTTTTTATGAAATAGGAAATACCCATAAAAAGGATCTTGAATTAATATACAAGAATGAAAAAATCGAATTTATTAAAGATCTGGCCGGGCATGACAGGATAATGATGTGGAAAAACTGA